Proteins found in one Nostoc sp. NIES-3756 genomic segment:
- a CDS encoding glutathione S-transferase family protein yields MLKFYYNHRSPMARRVWRTLLEKEIIFEPIIMKLNGDQLQPDFLEINPFHHIPVIVDNSFRVVESLAIMDYLEAKYPTPALLPKNAESLAKVRMVQMVVTNELLPKIIILMFEKKDSAKYTQANEHIDKVLGFLSGCLGNGAYYAGEQFTLADIVAGTDLSLLLKLGISLSNYPNLQDWFERLMQREVWQQTELSVEDFERFKEVFIKLRQRKLNQETKVNVHQ; encoded by the coding sequence ATGCTCAAGTTTTACTACAATCATCGCTCACCTATGGCTCGTCGTGTATGGCGGACATTGCTGGAAAAAGAAATTATATTTGAGCCAATAATTATGAAATTAAATGGTGATCAATTACAACCTGATTTTTTAGAAATTAATCCCTTTCATCATATTCCAGTCATTGTAGATAATAGTTTTCGAGTAGTAGAATCCCTAGCAATTATGGATTACTTGGAAGCTAAATATCCTACACCTGCACTGTTACCTAAAAACGCTGAATCCTTAGCAAAAGTAAGAATGGTACAGATGGTAGTAACAAATGAACTATTACCAAAAATAATTATCTTAATGTTTGAGAAAAAAGATTCAGCCAAATATACACAAGCGAATGAGCATATAGATAAAGTCTTAGGATTTTTATCAGGATGTTTAGGTAATGGTGCTTATTATGCTGGTGAACAGTTTACTTTAGCAGATATTGTGGCAGGAACAGATTTATCTTTATTGCTAAAGCTGGGAATTAGTTTAAGTAATTATCCTAATTTGCAAGATTGGTTTGAACGTTTAATGCAACGGGAAGTTTGGCAACAAACAGAACTGAGTGTAGAAGATTTTGAAAGGTTTAAGGAAGTTTTTATCAAACTACGTCAACGCAAGTTAAACCAGGAAACAAAAGTCAATGTACATCAATAA
- the trmFO gene encoding FADH(2)-oxidizing methylenetetrahydrofolate--tRNA-(uracil(54)-C(5))-methyltransferase TrmFO: MTQQPIQVIGGGLAGTEAAWQIAQAGVPVILHEMRPKRFSPAHHTEHLAELVCSNSFGAMASDRAAGLLHEELRQLGSIIISKADEHAVPAGGALAVDRGQFGQDLTQTLASHPLIEFRRGEVPAIPEGIVVLATGPLTSPDLAEDLHRFTGMEYMSFFDAASPIIVGDSINRDIAFMASRYDKGEAAYLNCPMNKEQYLRFWQELCKAEQTELKDFERETAKFFEACLPIEELAQRGEDTMRYGPLKPVGLSDSRTGERPYAVVQLRQEDKAGQLWNMVGFQTNLRWGEQKRVFQLIPGLEKAEFVRLGVMHRNTFINAPQLMLPTLQFKQRPTLLAAGQLIGTEGYTAAAAGGWLAGTNAARLALGQEPVALPPTTMLGALLEFISSASPKHFQPMPPNFGILPDLGVKIKNKQERYGHYRDRSLADLVSWKNGH; the protein is encoded by the coding sequence ATGACTCAACAACCGATACAAGTAATTGGAGGTGGACTAGCTGGAACAGAAGCGGCGTGGCAAATTGCCCAGGCTGGAGTGCCAGTAATTTTACATGAGATGCGTCCTAAACGTTTCAGCCCTGCCCATCATACAGAACATTTGGCAGAGTTGGTGTGTAGTAACTCCTTTGGGGCAATGGCAAGCGATCGCGCGGCCGGATTACTCCACGAAGAATTGCGCCAACTTGGCTCTATAATCATCTCTAAAGCTGATGAACACGCCGTTCCCGCAGGTGGCGCACTGGCAGTAGATAGGGGTCAATTTGGACAAGATTTAACCCAAACCCTGGCTAGCCATCCCTTAATTGAATTTCGCCGTGGTGAAGTCCCAGCCATTCCCGAAGGTATTGTGGTTTTAGCAACCGGGCCGTTAACTAGTCCCGACTTGGCAGAAGACTTGCACCGCTTCACCGGGATGGAATACATGAGTTTCTTTGATGCGGCTAGCCCTATCATTGTCGGAGATTCGATTAACCGCGATATTGCTTTTATGGCTTCGCGCTATGACAAAGGAGAAGCCGCTTACCTCAACTGTCCCATGAATAAGGAACAGTATCTACGATTTTGGCAAGAACTCTGCAAAGCAGAACAAACAGAACTGAAAGATTTTGAACGCGAAACAGCTAAATTTTTTGAAGCCTGTCTCCCCATCGAAGAACTAGCGCAACGGGGAGAAGATACTATGCGTTACGGCCCCCTCAAGCCTGTGGGTTTATCTGATAGTCGCACGGGGGAACGTCCCTATGCGGTGGTGCAGTTGAGACAAGAAGATAAAGCTGGTCAATTGTGGAATATGGTAGGATTTCAAACAAATCTGCGTTGGGGTGAACAAAAACGAGTATTTCAATTGATCCCCGGCTTAGAAAAGGCAGAATTTGTGCGGTTAGGAGTAATGCACCGCAACACCTTTATCAATGCACCCCAATTGATGCTACCTACCCTGCAATTTAAACAGCGTCCAACATTATTAGCGGCTGGACAATTAATTGGAACTGAAGGCTACACAGCCGCCGCCGCCGGTGGTTGGTTAGCGGGAACTAATGCGGCAAGATTGGCGTTAGGTCAGGAACCTGTAGCTTTACCACCTACGACAATGTTAGGTGCATTATTAGAATTTATCAGTTCCGCCTCGCCTAAACACTTCCAACCTATGCCGCCTAACTTTGGCATTCTGCCAGACTTGGGTGTGAAAATCAAAAATAAACAGGAGCGTTACGGACATTACCGCGATCGCTCTCTCGCAGATTTGGTAAGTTGGAAAAATGGTCATTAG
- a CDS encoding PAS domain S-box protein produces the protein MRFNEPLTYLHNLYHLIDSHPLTLNPDSYVIDAIILMNQQQSQNVPLHHFNSSDACSNINLQETGYVLVIESGHLLGIFTERELVKLAASTIDFADIKITEVMQQPAITMKISDIQDIFTVLSLLHQYQIRHLPILNDSEQLVGIVTMTSLLQGLNQLQTFCSLQAFTHQSCNPIEWCNRDFSRQHQQGKVIFYSNMAEDITNLKQAEESLRRSEARLNLALESANMGIWDWDILTDETVWSANMWSLYGLPNTTLTPNFQGFLKLIHPQDREAVRQSVTNMIKQGGQFAVEYRTVWPDGSIHWLCDKGHVYHNDAGQAIRMIGTTRDITDRKQSELALRESEEFYRSVVTAMSEGIVLQQADGQIITCNASAERILGLSREQIIDRTSDDGRWRTIREDGSPFPSEEYPSMITLRTGKPCSNVNLGIYKPDGQLTWISINSQPLYRENETVPYAVVTSFADISEQQAALRDRQVAEQKIREQAALLEIATDAIFVRDLHGEILFWNQGAERLYGWSKQEAIGRNAQELLYAEISTHQNKQACKVVTEVGVWQGELQKLTKHGKEVIVESRWTLMRDADGEAKSILIVDTDITHKKQLEEQFFRAQRLESLGTLASGIAHDLNNILTPILAAAQLLKVKLPNEQLRSATLGGTPSPKVERASSQYLLEILENNAKRGACLVKQVLSFARGFKGERITVQLKHLITDIILIGKQTFPKSIEFTASLPEDLWAVAGDVTQLHQVLMNLVVNARDAMPDGGIISITAENIAIDETYASMMLEANVGNYIQITVTDTGVGMASEILDKIFDPFFTTKDVGVGTGLGLSTVLGIIKSHGGFVTVSSKVGQGSKFTLFLPAIQAIPNVPTKEIEIPIGKGELILIVDDEAPICEIAKMILKGHNYNALTASNGIEAIALYAQNKHRISAVVMDMMMPEMDGVTAIRTLKKMNSQVRIIASSGINVAETLSQAAVVGVQQVLPKPFTAKELLNCLHHVLRVEN, from the coding sequence ATGCGATTTAACGAGCCATTGACTTATTTACATAATTTATATCATTTGATTGATAGTCATCCTTTGACGCTTAATCCTGATAGTTATGTTATTGATGCTATTATCTTGATGAATCAGCAACAAAGTCAGAATGTGCCGTTGCATCATTTCAACTCATCGGATGCTTGTAGCAATATTAATTTACAAGAAACAGGTTATGTTTTAGTTATTGAGTCAGGACACTTATTAGGTATCTTCACAGAGCGAGAATTAGTAAAGTTGGCTGCATCAACAATTGATTTCGCCGATATCAAGATAACTGAAGTGATGCAGCAGCCAGCTATTACAATGAAAATCTCAGATATTCAAGACATTTTTACAGTCTTGTCCCTATTGCATCAGTATCAAATCCGTCACTTGCCAATTTTGAACGATAGTGAGCAACTAGTTGGCATTGTAACTATGACTAGCTTGTTGCAAGGATTGAATCAGTTGCAAACATTTTGCAGCCTCCAAGCTTTCACTCACCAGTCTTGCAACCCCATCGAATGGTGCAATCGTGACTTTTCCAGACAGCATCAACAAGGAAAAGTGATTTTCTATAGTAACATGGCTGAAGATATCACCAATCTCAAACAGGCAGAAGAATCACTACGTCGCAGTGAAGCTAGATTGAATTTAGCTTTGGAATCTGCCAACATGGGCATCTGGGATTGGGATATTTTGACTGATGAGACCGTCTGGTCGGCTAATATGTGGTCATTATATGGTCTGCCGAACACAACTTTAACTCCCAATTTTCAAGGCTTTTTGAAGTTAATTCATCCGCAAGACCGAGAAGCTGTCCGGCAATCTGTAACTAATATGATTAAGCAAGGAGGTCAATTTGCGGTTGAATACCGGACTGTCTGGCCTGATGGTAGTATTCACTGGCTCTGTGATAAGGGTCACGTTTACCACAACGATGCTGGTCAAGCAATCAGGATGATTGGCACAACTAGAGACATTACAGATCGCAAACAATCAGAATTAGCTCTAAGAGAAAGTGAAGAGTTCTATCGCTCCGTTGTTACAGCCATGAGTGAGGGAATTGTATTACAGCAAGCTGATGGCCAGATTATCACTTGTAATGCCAGTGCGGAGAGAATTTTAGGGTTAAGCCGAGAGCAAATCATAGATCGCACCAGTGATGATGGGCGTTGGCGAACCATTCGTGAAGACGGCTCCCCCTTTCCTAGTGAAGAGTATCCATCAATGATAACTTTACGCACAGGCAAACCCTGTTCTAATGTGAATCTGGGAATTTACAAACCTGATGGACAATTAACTTGGATTTCGATTAACTCTCAGCCTTTGTATCGGGAAAATGAAACAGTCCCTTATGCGGTAGTTACATCCTTTGCCGATATTAGCGAACAACAAGCTGCATTGCGCGATCGCCAAGTTGCAGAACAAAAAATTCGTGAGCAAGCAGCTTTATTAGAAATTGCTACCGATGCCATTTTTGTGCGAGATTTACACGGCGAAATTTTATTCTGGAATCAAGGTGCAGAACGGTTGTATGGTTGGTCAAAACAGGAGGCTATAGGCAGGAATGCCCAAGAGTTACTTTATGCAGAAATTTCAACTCACCAGAATAAACAGGCTTGTAAGGTTGTGACTGAGGTAGGAGTATGGCAGGGTGAGTTGCAAAAGTTAACCAAACACGGAAAAGAAGTGATTGTCGAAAGCCGTTGGACACTGATGCGTGATGCGGACGGGGAAGCAAAATCAATTTTAATTGTTGATACCGATATTACCCACAAAAAACAACTAGAAGAACAGTTTTTTCGCGCTCAACGATTAGAAAGCTTGGGTACACTTGCCAGTGGCATTGCTCACGACTTGAATAATATTTTGACACCAATCTTAGCTGCTGCCCAACTCCTGAAAGTCAAATTACCCAACGAACAGCTGCGATCAGCTACGCTGGGCGGAACGCCATCGCCTAAAGTAGAGCGAGCATCATCACAATATCTGTTAGAGATTCTCGAAAATAACGCCAAACGCGGCGCTTGTCTAGTCAAACAGGTACTGTCCTTTGCACGCGGCTTTAAAGGAGAGCGAATCACAGTCCAACTCAAGCACTTAATTACCGATATTATCTTGATTGGTAAACAGACATTTCCTAAATCGATTGAATTTACTGCCAGCCTCCCGGAAGACCTTTGGGCTGTTGCTGGAGATGTCACCCAATTACATCAAGTGCTGATGAATCTTGTTGTTAATGCCCGTGATGCTATGCCAGATGGTGGCATTATTAGCATCACAGCAGAAAATATTGCCATTGATGAAACCTACGCCAGCATGATGTTAGAGGCTAATGTTGGCAATTATATTCAAATAACTGTTACTGATACAGGTGTAGGTATGGCTTCAGAAATCTTAGATAAAATTTTTGATCCATTCTTCACCACAAAAGATGTAGGAGTAGGAACAGGATTAGGGCTTTCAACCGTATTAGGGATCATTAAAAGTCATGGCGGTTTTGTCACTGTCTCTAGCAAAGTTGGTCAAGGTAGCAAATTTACGCTGTTCTTGCCAGCGATTCAAGCAATACCCAATGTACCAACTAAGGAAATAGAAATACCAATAGGCAAGGGGGAATTAATTCTCATTGTTGATGATGAAGCACCAATTTGTGAAATTGCCAAGATGATTCTTAAAGGTCATAACTACAATGCCCTCACTGCTTCTAATGGTATCGAAGCGATCGCCCTCTATGCCCAAAACAAACATCGGATTAGTGCTGTTGTCATGGATATGATGATGCCAGAAATGGATGGTGTCACAGCCATTCGCACCTTGAAAAAAATGAACTCTCAGGTGCGAATTATTGCTAGCAGTGGCATCAATGTGGCAGAAACTTTATCACAAGCAGCAGTAGTGGGTGTACAACAAGTTTTACCCAAACCCTTCACCGCTAAGGAATTACTAAACTGTCTGCATCATGTACTCAGGGTGGAAAATTAA